The genome window GCGCTTGACGCGCTTGGTCTGCGGACCGCTTTCGGCGATGTAGACGACCCGGGTGTCGAAATAGCCGGTTTCGCCGGTCAGCCGCTCGTACACCTGATCGGCGATGATGTGGGCGATGCGCCGCCAGTTGTTGGTTTCGGTGACGTAGGCCTGGGCCTTGAGCTGCTGGGTGGCGAACACGTCCCACAGCCGGAACTCGACGCGCAGACGGCCGTCCGGCGTGGTCGCGGCGCGGCCCTGCACCAGCGCCTGGGCGTTGATCGCCTGCCAGTCGGGGAAGCGCGGCTGCACCTGCATCGACGGGAAGCTCTGGATGAACGCGCGGGAATCGATGCCGCGGAACAGCCCCGAGCGTTCGAGGTCGGCCTGCAGCACTCCGGCGAGGTCGGCGCCGAACTTGGCGGCGCGGTCGTCGTCGCCGCCGAACGCGGGGATCGCGATCGGAATCGGGTCGACGTTGCCGCGCGTGATGTCGATTCTCAGCTCCGCCCGCGCCGGCTGGGCGAGAAGCGCGAGGACCGCCGCGGCAAACAGGACGAAACGCCCCCGTCCGCGCGTCAATGCGTTCACCAGCACGCTCATGAAACCTCCTTACAATCGGTCCTGTGGACGGAAGAACAGACGGACTTCGCGCCACGTGTCGTATTTCTTCTGCGGCGCCTGGATCGGACTGGCCATAAATACGGCCCGCAGCGCGCTCTCCGCAAGGGAACGGAAGGCCGGATCGCTGCCCATCCGCGACTGATCGACGATCCGCGCGGCGCGCACCGTGCCGTCCGCATTCAGGCTGACGGTGATCTCGATCACCATGTCCTGCGCGCCAGCCTTGCCGGGATCGACGTTCCAGTGCTTCTCGATCTGGGCGCGGATCATGTCCATCTCGGACAGCGTCAGGGTATCGCCGAAGCCGTCGCGGTCCTTCGAGATCGCCGGAACGTCGAGCGCGCCGGGCGTGCCCTTGCGGTCGCCCGAAGGATTGGGCGTGGTCTTGCCGGTCGGCGGCGGCGCGCTCTCCTTGCGGATCTTCTCGACCGAGGCGAGCAGGTCGTCGAACGAAGGTTTCGGATCCGCCTTCTTCTTCGGCGCGTCCTCCTTCTTCGACTCCGCCGGCTTCGCGGGTTCGGGCTTCTTCGGCGGCTCCGGCTTCGGCTCGGGCTTCTTCGGCGCCTCTTTCTTCGGCTCCGGTTTCGGCGGCTCGGGCACTACCGCGGGCTTGGGCGGCTCCGGCTTGGGCGGCTCCGGTTTCGGCGGAACGGGCACCGGCTTCGGCGGCTCGGGTTTGGGCGGCTCCGGCTTCGGCGGTTCGGGCTTCGGCGGTTCCGGCTTCTGCTCGGGCTTCGGCGGCTCGGGCGCGGGCTCGCCCTTCGGCTTGCCGATCGCGGCGGCCTTGGGCAGCGAGGTCTTCTCGCCCACCGTCACCTTGGAAAGGTCGACGACGAGGATGCGCTCGGTGAGTTCCGGCGGCTCGGGCTTGAGATACGGCAAGCCGAGCACGGAGACCAGCGCCACCGCGATGTGCAGACCCAGGGAATAGAGGAACTCCCGCCGCATCGTCTCCTCTAGCGCCGCGGCTTCGGTTGCGCCGGTTTCGCCGGAGCGTCGCCGTTGCCGGTTTCGAGGCCGACCTTCTCGATTCCCGCGTCCTTGAGCGCGCCCATCACGCCCATCACCGCGCCGTAGGCGGCGACTCGATCGCCGGAGATGACGATCGCGAGCTCGGGATTGACGCGGCGCATCTCGACGATGCGGCCGACCAGGGTCTCGACCTCGACCGGATCGGTGCCGACGTAGACGGTGCCGTCCTCCGCCACCGAGATGCGCAGCGCCTTGTCGGCGCCCGCGAGCACCTCCTTGCCGCCCTGGGGCAGGTCGAGGGGAATGCCGGTGGTCATCATCGGCGCGGTGACCATGAAGATCACCAGCAGCACCAGCATCACGTCGACCATCGGCGTGACGTTGATGTCGGCCATGCGCGCGGTCTTGCCGCGCCCCTTGCCGCGCTTGCCGCCGGACGTCGCCATCCCCATGGCTCAGAGCCTTTCGTCGAGCTGGCGCGACACGATCGCCGAGAACTCGCCGGAGAAGATCTCCAGACGCTTGGCGTACCGGTCGATGTCGGTGGAGAGCTTGTTGTACGCGATCACCGCGGGGATCGCCGCGACCAGCCCGAGCGCGGTGGCGAACAACGCCTCGGCGATGCCGGGCGCGACCACCGCGAGCGAGGTGTTCTTCGACGCGCCGATGTTGTGGAAGCTGTTCATGATGCCCCACACCGTGCCGAACAGGCCGACGAACGGCGCCACCGAGCCGGTGGAGGCGAGGAAGCCCATGCGCGCCTCGACGCGTTCGAGTTCGCGCTCGGAGGTGATCTGCATCACCCGCTCGATGCGCTGGGCGATCGAGGTCTTGAGCGACGGCGCCTCGTTGCGGTTGCGTTCGATCGAGCGCCGCCACTCGCGCATCGCCGCGACGAAGATCGCGCTCATCGGATCGCGCGCGTTCTTGCCGATGCGGTCGTAGAGGTCGTCGAGCGGCCCGCCGGACCAGAACTGCTCCTCGAAGTCGCGGGCGTGGCGGTTGAGCGAGGCGATCCGCTTCACCTTCTCGAAGATGATCGTCCACGACCACACCGACGCCGCCAAGAGCGCCAGCATCACCGCCTTGACCACGATGTCCGCCTGCAGGAACAGGGTGATGATCGACAAATCGTTGTGCGCTTCCATCCAGCCTTCGCCTTTCTTCCGCCGTCCCGGAAACCCGGAACCGGTCGCCGCCGTTCCTATCGCATCCGCGCCGCGAGGTCGGCGCGCAACGCCTCGGGGATGCGCGCGGGCCTGAGGCTCGTCGCGGAGACGCATGCAAGCTTCGCCTGCGCCTCCACCAGAATCTCGTCGCCGCGCATCACCGTCTGCGCCATTTCCAGCGTCGCACCCTTGATCCGCGTCACCCGGGTGCGCACCGTCAGCAGGTCGTCGAGCACCGCCGAGCGGCGGTAATCGACCGCGAAGGCGCGCATCACGAACATCACGCCCCCGTCCTGACCGGGATACTCGCCACGGGTCAACCGCCCGTTCTCCCAGCCGCCGAGGCGCAACATCGCGCTGCGCGCGCGCTCCGCATATTTCAGATAATTCGCATAGTAGACGACGCCGCCCGCGTCGGTGTCCTCGTAATAGACCCGCACGGTGAGAACATGGGCGTCGTCCTCGAACCGGGACGCGCCGCCCTCGCCCGCCGCGCGCGTGATCGCATCGTGCTGCATCGCTTTAATCCGCCTCCGCGTCCGGCGCAAGGGGGTCGAGCAGGGCGAGTTGCTCCGGCCCCCGGGGCGGGGCGGCCAGCCCCAGGTGACGATAGCCTTTCGCCGACAGAATGCGCCCGCGCGGCGTGCGCTGCACCAGTCCCTGTTGCATCAGAAACGGCTCGATCACCTCTTCCAGGGTGTCGCGCTCCTCGGCCAGCGCCGCCGCCAGGGTCTCGACTCCGACCGGGCCGCCGCCGTAGCTCTCGACGATACAAAGCAGGTAGCGCCGGTCCTGGCTGTCAAGACCGAGGCCGTCGACTTCGAGGCGGGTGAGCGCCCGGTCGGCCACCGTCCGGTCCACCGGCAGCGCCCCGGCGACGGTGGCGAAGTCGCGCACCCGGCGCAGCAGCCGCCCGGCGACGCGCGGCGTGCCGCGCGAGCGTCGGGCGATCTCGACCGCGCCCTCGTCGCCCATCGGCAGGCCGAGGCGCGCCGCGCCGCGCAGCACGATGCGCGTCAGGTCCGCGTCGGAATAGAACCGCAGCCGGAGCGGAATCCCGAAGCGGTCGCGCAGCGGCGTCGTCAGCAAACCGGCGCGGGTGGTGGCGCCGACCAGGGTGAAGGGCTGCAGATCGATGCGCACCGAGCGCGCCGCCGGGCCCTCGCCGATGATCAGGTCGAGCTGGAAGTCCTCCATCGCCGAGTACAGCACCTCCTCGATCGCGGGCGGCAGGCGGTGAATCTCGTCGATGAACAGAACGTCGCGCGCTTCGAGGTTGGTGAGAATCGCCGCGAGATCGCCCGCTTTGGCGATCATCGGCCCCGAGGTGGCGCGGAAGCCGACGCCGAGTTCGTGGGCGACGATCTGCGCGAGCGTGGTCTTGCCGAGGCCGGGCGGGCCGTGCAGCAGAACGTGGTCGAGCGCCTCGCCGCGGGCGCGCGCCGCCTGCACGAACACCTTGAGGTTGTCGCACGCCTCGGGCTGGCCGAGAAAGTCGTCGAGGGATTGCGGACGCATCGGCGCGTCGCCGTCGCCCGCCTGTTCGCGCGCCGAGACCACGCGCTCGTCGCCGTCGTCCCAGCCGCTCATTCGGCCCCCCGTCCGGTAAGAGCCTGCGCCCGCGCGATCTCCTTGAGCGCGGCGGCGATCGCCTGCTCGACCGTCGGCACGGTCTCGCCCGCCGCGCCGATCGCGGCGGACACCACGGCGAACGCGTCGCTCGCGCCGTAGCCGAGGTTGACGAGCGCCGAGGTCGCCTCGCGCGCCACCTTCGCCCGCGCGTCCTCGCCCTCGGGCGCGGCGGCGGATGCGGCGGGCACGAACGCCGGGCCGGTCGCGAGGCCGACCGCCTTGTCCTTGAGTTCGGAGAGGATGCGCGCCGCGAGCTTCGGCCCGACGCCGCTGGCGCGGCCGAGGGCGGCCTTGTCCTGCGCCGCGATCGCGCGCGCGAGGGCATCGGGCGCGAGCACCGAGAGGATCGCCAGCGCCACCTTCGCCCCCACCCCCTGCACGGTGGTGAGGCGGCGGAACCACGCCTTGTCCTCCTGCGCGAGGAACCCGTAGAGCAGGATCGCGTCCTCGCGCACCACGGTTTCCACCCACAGGGTGGCGGGCTGGCCGACCTGAAGCTTCGCCAGCGCCCGCCCGGGGCACGACACCAGATAGCCGACGCCACCGACGTCGATCACCGCGGTTTCGAGTTCGACGGCGGCGACGGTGCCTCTCAGACGCGCGATCATCGCGGACCTCCCAGGGCGCGGCGGAGGTTGGCGTCGTGCGCGACGTAGCGCGCGTGGCAGATCGCCACCGCGAGGGCGTCCGCCGCGTCGGCCGCCTCGGGTGCCGCGCCGGGCAGCAGCATCCGCACCATCATGCCGATCTGCTCCTTCGCCGCGTGGCCGGTGCCGACGACGTTCTTCTTGATCAGGTTCGGGGTGTATTCGGCCACCTCGATGCCGTAGAGCGCGGGCGCGAGCATCACCGCGCCGCGCGCCTGGCCGAGCTTCAGGGTCGAGGTCGGGTTGCGGTTGACGAAGGTTTCCTCCACCGCCGCCGCATCGGGGCGATGCGCGCGCAAGACCGCGAGCACCCCCTCGTGCAGCATCTTCAGCCGTTCGGACAACGGCAGCGCCTCGTCGGACTTGACGACGCCGCACGCGACGAACCGCAGCCGGTTGCCGTCGGCGTCGATGACGCCCCAGCCGGTGACGCGCAATCCCGGGTCCAGCCCGATCAACCGCATCCGCTCTCTCCCCCGGACCGGGCGGTCAGGCGTCGAGAGCCGCCGCCACCTCGTCCGACAGTTCGTAGTTGCCGAACACCCGCTGCACGTCGTCGTTGTCGTCGAGCGCGTCGATCAGCCGGAACAGCGATTGCGCGGTGTTGACGTCGAGCGACACGGTGGTCTGCGGCTTCCACTCCAGGCGCGCCGCCGCGGCCTCGCCGAACGCCTTTTCGAGCGCGTCCTTGACCGCGTGGAGTTCGTCCGGCGCGGTGAGGATGTCGTGCCCGTCGTCGGTGGAGACCACGTCCTGCGCGCCCGCGTCGAGCGCCGCCTCGAACATCGCGTCGGCGTCCGCCGCCTCGGGCTTGTACTGGATCAGGCCGACGCGCTCGAAGTTGAACAGCACCGAGTTGCTCTCGCCCATCTGCCCGCCGAGCTTGTTGAAGGTGCTGCGGACTTCGGACGCGGTGCGGTTGCGGTTGTCGGTGAGCGCCTCGACGATCAGGAACACGCCGCCCGGGCCGCGGCCCTCGTAGCGCATCTCGACGTAGTTGGTGTCGTCGGCGCCCGGCAGCGCGCGCTTGATCGCGCGGTCGATGTTGTCCTTCGGCATGCTCTGGGCGCGGGCGGCGATGATCGCCGCGCGCAGGCGCGGGTTGGCCGCCGGATCGGGCAGGCCGATCTTGGCGGAAACCGTGATTTCGCGCGCGAGCTTGGTGAAGATCTTCGCCCGCTGCGCGTCCTGCGCGCCCTTGCGGTGCATGATGTTCTTGAACTGGGAATGACCGGCCATTCGCTACCTTGTCGTGCTGCGGGCGCGGGAGGGCGCGCCCATGGAAAACGCGGCGCATTATCCATGCACGCACGGGCGGAACGCAACCCCCAAAGCGGGCGGTTTTCAGCCTTTCGGCCAAGCGCGGGCGAGGCGGCCGCCGACGCGGATCGGCTCGGCGCTGCGCGCGAGCCCGGTACGGTCGTCGGTCTCGACGTAGATGCCGCACACCGTCGCCTCGCCGTCGGCCGGGGAGAGCCGCTCGCCGGGAATCTTCTTGGTGAAGCGGCTGATCGCCACCGCCTTGCCCATGCCGATCACCGAATCGTAGTCGCCGCACATGCCGGCATCGGTGATGTAGGCGGTGCCGTTCGGCAGCACCTGCGCGTCGGCGGTGGGCACGTGGCTGTGGGACCCCACCACCAGCGTCGCGCGGCCGTCGAAGGCGTGGCCGAGAGCCATCTTCTCGCTGGTCGCCTCGGCATGGACGTCGACCACCACCGCGGCGACGGTGACGCCGAGACGGTGGCGCCCGAGAATATCCTCGAGCGACTGGAACGGATCGTCGAGCGGGTCGAGGAACAGCCGCCCCATCACCTGCGCCACCAGAACCTTGCGCCCGTCGGGCAGCGGCACCTCGGCGGCGCCGCGCCCGGGCGTGCCGCGCGGAAAGTTGGCGGGGCGCACCAGGCGCGCGTCTCCGTCGATGTAGGCGATCAGCTCGCGCTGGTCCCAGACGTGGTTGCCGGTGGTGATCGCGTCCGCGCCCGCCTCGTAGAACTCGGCGCAGATCTTCGGGGTGATGCCGAAGCCGTGGGCGGAATTCTCGCCGTTGACGACGACGAAATCGAGAGAGAGGTCGCGCCGCAATCGCGGGATCGCCTCCAGCGCCGCGGCGCGGCCACTGCGCCCCACGACGTCGCCGAGATACAAGAGCTTCATGAACTTCCGTTGTTGGGTTTGGGCGCGTCGCGAAGCGGCAGCACGCCGCGTTCGGTCAGCACCATGTCGAGCCGCCGGTCCCAGGATTCGTGGGGCACGGTTTCGATTTCCTGCACCGCGAAGGCGACGCCGACCGACACCGCGCGGTGTCCGGCATCGGCGAGGGCGGCGAGGGTGCGGTCGTAATAGCCGCCGCCGTAGCCGAGGCGGTAGCCCAAGGTATCGAACGCGAGCAGCGGAATGAGGATGACGGTGGGGATCAGCGCGGGCGCGCCGCGCGGCGGCTGCCGGGTGCAGAACGGCCCTTCGTCGAGCACCGCGTCCGGCAACCATTCGCGGAACGTCAGCGGCGCGCTGGCCTGTTCGACGGTCGGCAGGGCGATCCGCCAGCCGACCTGACGCATCCAGTCGATCAGAAGGCGGCTGTCGATCTCGCCGCCGATCGGATAGTAGGCGGCGGCGACGCCGTTCTCCGGCGGCACCGCCAACAGCGGCACGGTGGCGGCGTGGCGGACCAGGGATTCGGCGGCGTGGCGGCGATCCTCGGGAGCGACCCGGCCGCGCACGAACTTCGCGGTACCGCGCAGGGTCCGCTTGGTTTCCGCCACAGTCCCCGTCATCGCCGACGGCATCAGCATGCTCCACCCGCTCGCTTATGTCGGATATCGGACGCAAGGCGGCGGGGCCACGACGACCGTGGGCCTTGTGGAATGCACAAGGGCCGCTCCAACAAGGTGGGCGCCATGTGACCGGACCACGGTCCGGACAGGGACGGCTCCCTTTCTAGAATCGTTGGCCCCAGTGATGTCGCGGACCTCACGGGAAGCACAGCCCCGCCGTCTCCCAATCTAGTGACGGGAGAGGCGTTCGGCAATCGATTCGATGCGCGCGGCCACCGCGTCGATCGCGTCGGCGACCCGGCCTTCCGCTTCCGCCTTCGCCTCGCCGCCGCCCGAACCCTCGGAAGCCCGCAGTTCTTCGAGCTCGCCGTAGGTTTCGGCAAGTTCGTCGGCGATCAGCAGGCCGATCATCGCGAGCAGCAGATTTTCCTGGATCGGACCGATCGCGGCGATCAGTTCGCGACCGCGCTGGTCGAGATAGCGGCCGAGGCGACCGATCTGCGCCTCCTGCCCGTCGTCGCAGGAGATATGGTACTGGTGACCGGCGATGGTGAGCGTGACCTGGGCCAAGGCGTCACTCCTCCAGCAGACGGGAGAGGCGGGAAGCGGCCTCGTCGATGCCTTCGGAAGCGGCGCGGGCCGCGGCTTCGAGCTCGCCGCACCGGCGCTTGAGATCGGCGATTTCCGTTGCGTCGACGGCGGGCGCGGCACCCCCGGCGGCGGGGATGGACGCGGCCGCGGCGTCGAGCGCAGCGGTGGCGGACTCCAGACGCCGGAGCGCCGCCTCGGCGCGGGAAAGTTTGTAGACCGACAGTGGTTTCAAGCTTCTATCGCCATATTCGCGGAAACGGGTTAAAGGATAGTTCTCGAGCCTATTGACGTCAATCGCAGGTGTCGTTGCCCGTGTCCGCGCCGCCGATTCTGATCGTTCACGACCGCGCCCAGGCCCTTGCGGCGTTCGCGGCGGCGCGCGCCCTGCGCCGCGCGGTGCGGATCGAGACTCCGGCGGAACTGGCGCATGTCCTCGGTCCCGCATGGATGCGGGCGTTCCTCGACGGCTGCGCCGCCGAACGCCTAACGCCGCCGGGTACGGTGGCGTTCCATTGCGGCGACGCCCCCGGCCTCGCCCTCGCCGCGCTCAAGCTCAATCTTCCGGCCCTGCGCTTCGCGCCCGCAGCCGACGCGCCGCCCCGGGTCGCGGAGGCGATCGCCGCGATCGCCGCGGCGCAGGAGACCGATCTCGCGCTCGGCCCGCCGACCGGCGCGGCATGGCGGTTCCCCCCGCCCGGCGGCGCACCCGACCCGCACGCCCTCGAACTCGCGGCGAAGCGCTGGCTCGGCGGCCTTCCCTCCGGCGGCGATTTGCTCTAGCAAGGGGGACACTCCTCCGAAAGGCCGAAACCGATGTCCGACTGCCGCCTCTACCTGATCACGCCGCCCGCCCTCCCCGACCTCGACGGGTTCGCGCAGACCTTCGCCGCCGCGCTCGACGCGGGCGACGTCGCCTGCGTGCAGCTTCGCCTCAAGGACGTGCCCGACGACGAGATCCGCCGCGCCTGCGACGCGCTGCGGCCGCTGGCGCAGGACCGCGGCGTCGCCTTCCTGATGAACGACCGCCCGGACCTCGCCGCCGAGCTCGGCTGCGACGGCGTC of uncultured Alphaproteobacteria bacterium contains these proteins:
- a CDS encoding conserved hypothetical protein (Evidence 4 : Homologs of previously reported genes of unknown function) is translated as MRREFLYSLGLHIAVALVSVLGLPYLKPEPPELTERILVVDLSKVTVGEKTSLPKAAAIGKPKGEPAPEPPKPEQKPEPPKPEPPKPEPPKPEPPKPVPVPPKPEPPKPEPPKPAVVPEPPKPEPKKEAPKKPEPKPEPPKKPEPAKPAESKKEDAPKKKADPKPSFDDLLASVEKIRKESAPPPTGKTTPNPSGDRKGTPGALDVPAISKDRDGFGDTLTLSEMDMIRAQIEKHWNVDPGKAGAQDMVIEITVSLNADGTVRAARIVDQSRMGSDPAFRSLAESALRAVFMASPIQAPQKKYDTWREVRLFFRPQDRL
- the tolR gene encoding Protein TolR, which encodes MGMATSGGKRGKGRGKTARMADINVTPMVDVMLVLLVIFMVTAPMMTTGIPLDLPQGGKEVLAGADKALRISVAEDGTVYVGTDPVEVETLVGRIVEMRRVNPELAIVISGDRVAAYGAVMGVMGALKDAGIEKVGLETGNGDAPAKPAQPKPRR
- the tolQ gene encoding membrane spanning protein in TolA-TolQ-TolR complex (Evidence 2a : Function of homologous gene experimentally demonstrated in an other organism; PubMedId : 3294803, 8376353; Product type m : membrane component); this translates as MEAHNDLSIITLFLQADIVVKAVMLALLAASVWSWTIIFEKVKRIASLNRHARDFEEQFWSGGPLDDLYDRIGKNARDPMSAIFVAAMREWRRSIERNRNEAPSLKTSIAQRIERVMQITSERELERVEARMGFLASTGSVAPFVGLFGTVWGIMNSFHNIGASKNTSLAVVAPGIAEALFATALGLVAAIPAVIAYNKLSTDIDRYAKRLEIFSGEFSAIVSRQLDERL
- a CDS encoding putative enzyme (Evidence 3 : Function proposed based on presence of conserved amino acid motif, structural feature or limited homology; Product type pe : putative enzyme), encoding MQHDAITRAAGEGGASRFEDDAHVLTVRVYYEDTDAGGVVYYANYLKYAERARSAMLRLGGWENGRLTRGEYPGQDGGVMFVMRAFAVDYRRSAVLDDLLTVRTRVTRIKGATLEMAQTVMRGDEILVEAQAKLACVSATSLRPARIPEALRADLAARMR
- the ruvB gene encoding holliday junction helicase, subunit B (Evidence 2a : Function of homologous gene experimentally demonstrated in an other organism; Product type e : enzyme), translating into MSGWDDGDERVVSAREQAGDGDAPMRPQSLDDFLGQPEACDNLKVFVQAARARGEALDHVLLHGPPGLGKTTLAQIVAHELGVGFRATSGPMIAKAGDLAAILTNLEARDVLFIDEIHRLPPAIEEVLYSAMEDFQLDLIIGEGPAARSVRIDLQPFTLVGATTRAGLLTTPLRDRFGIPLRLRFYSDADLTRIVLRGAARLGLPMGDEGAVEIARRSRGTPRVAGRLLRRVRDFATVAGALPVDRTVADRALTRLEVDGLGLDSQDRRYLLCIVESYGGGPVGVETLAAALAEERDTLEEVIEPFLMQQGLVQRTPRGRILSAKGYRHLGLAAPPRGPEQLALLDPLAPDAEAD
- the ruvA gene encoding Holliday junction ATP-dependent DNA helicase RuvA — protein: MIARLRGTVAAVELETAVIDVGGVGYLVSCPGRALAKLQVGQPATLWVETVVREDAILLYGFLAQEDKAWFRRLTTVQGVGAKVALAILSVLAPDALARAIAAQDKAALGRASGVGPKLAARILSELKDKAVGLATGPAFVPAASAAAPEGEDARAKVAREATSALVNLGYGASDAFAVVSAAIGAAGETVPTVEQAIAAALKEIARAQALTGRGAE
- the ruvC gene encoding component of RuvABC resolvasome, endonuclease (Evidence 2a : Function of homologous gene experimentally demonstrated in an other organism; PubMedId : 10851230, 1657895, 1758493, 7923356, 9442895, 9973614; Product type cp : cell process) codes for the protein MRLIGLDPGLRVTGWGVIDADGNRLRFVACGVVKSDEALPLSERLKMLHEGVLAVLRAHRPDAAAVEETFVNRNPTSTLKLGQARGAVMLAPALYGIEVAEYTPNLIKKNVVGTGHAAKEQIGMMVRMLLPGAAPEAADAADALAVAICHARYVAHDANLRRALGGPR
- the yebC gene encoding conserved hypothetical protein (Evidence 4 : Homologs of previously reported genes of unknown function) — encoded protein: MAGHSQFKNIMHRKGAQDAQRAKIFTKLAREITVSAKIGLPDPAANPRLRAAIIAARAQSMPKDNIDRAIKRALPGADDTNYVEMRYEGRGPGGVFLIVEALTDNRNRTASEVRSTFNKLGGQMGESNSVLFNFERVGLIQYKPEAADADAMFEAALDAGAQDVVSTDDGHDILTAPDELHAVKDALEKAFGEAAAARLEWKPQTTVSLDVNTAQSLFRLIDALDDNDDVQRVFGNYELSDEVAAALDA
- a CDS encoding conserved hypothetical protein (Evidence 4 : Homologs of previously reported genes of unknown function); protein product: MKLLYLGDVVGRSGRAAALEAIPRLRRDLSLDFVVVNGENSAHGFGITPKICAEFYEAGADAITTGNHVWDQRELIAYIDGDARLVRPANFPRGTPGRGAAEVPLPDGRKVLVAQVMGRLFLDPLDDPFQSLEDILGRHRLGVTVAAVVVDVHAEATSEKMALGHAFDGRATLVVGSHSHVPTADAQVLPNGTAYITDAGMCGDYDSVIGMGKAVAISRFTKKIPGERLSPADGEATVCGIYVETDDRTGLARSAEPIRVGGRLARAWPKG
- a CDS encoding Antifreeze protein, type I : 5-formyltetrahydrofolate cyclo-ligase gives rise to the protein MLMPSAMTGTVAETKRTLRGTAKFVRGRVAPEDRRHAAESLVRHAATVPLLAVPPENGVAAAYYPIGGEIDSRLLIDWMRQVGWRIALPTVEQASAPLTFREWLPDAVLDEGPFCTRQPPRGAPALIPTVILIPLLAFDTLGYRLGYGGGYYDRTLAALADAGHRAVSVGVAFAVQEIETVPHESWDRRLDMVLTERGVLPLRDAPKPNNGSS
- a CDS encoding conserved hypothetical protein (Evidence 4 : Homologs of previously reported genes of unknown function) gives rise to the protein MAQVTLTIAGHQYHISCDDGQEAQIGRLGRYLDQRGRELIAAIGPIQENLLLAMIGLLIADELAETYGELEELRASEGSGGGEAKAEAEGRVADAIDAVAARIESIAERLSRH
- a CDS encoding exported hypothetical protein (Evidence 5 : No homology to any previously reported sequences), with translation MKPLSVYKLSRAEAALRRLESATAALDAAAASIPAAGGAAPAVDATEIADLKRRCGELEAAARAASEGIDEAASRLSRLLEE
- a CDS encoding hypothetical protein (Evidence 5 : No homology to any previously reported sequences), which codes for MPVSAPPILIVHDRAQALAAFAAARALRRAVRIETPAELAHVLGPAWMRAFLDGCAAERLTPPGTVAFHCGDAPGLALAALKLNLPALRFAPAADAPPRVAEAIAAIAAAQETDLALGPPTGAAWRFPPPGGAPDPHALELAAKRWLGGLPSGGDLL